GATGCCTCCACCGATTCCCATTGTCACGTCCCTTTCCGTAGACGACGGGCCGAGTGTGGCGGTACTCCGCGCCGCCCGCACGCCGAGAGCGGCGCCCGGGCGGCGGCGGGGTCAGCGCAGCGCGGCGTCGACGACGGCCTTGGCCTCGGTCTGGACCTGGGCGAGGTGCTCCTCGCCCTTGAACGACTCGGCGTAGATCTTGTAGACGTCCTCGGTACCGGAGGGGCGGGCCGCGAACCACGCGTTCTCGGTCGTCACCTTGAGCCCGCCGATCGGCTCGTCGTTGCCGGGCGCGCGGACCAGCCGGGCGGTGATCTCCTCCCCGGCGAGCGTCGTCGCCGTCACGGCGTCGGGGCTGAGCGCAGCCAGCCTGGCCTTCTGCTCGCGGGTGGCGGGGGCGTCGATGCGCGCGTAGGCGGAGGCCCCGTACCGCTCGACCTGCTCGAGGTGGAGCTGGCTCGGGCTGCGCCCGGTGACCGCGAGGACCTCCGAGGCGAGCAGGCTGAGGAGGATGCCGTCCTTGTCGGTCGTCCACACCGAGCCGTTGCGGCGCAGGAACGAGGCGCCGGCGGACTCCTCGCCACCGAAGCCCACGGAGGAGTCGAGCAGGCCGGGGACGAAGTACTTGAAGCCCACCGGGACCTCGAGCAGCTGCCGCCCGAGGCCGGCCGTCACCCGGTCGATGAGGGCGGAGGACACGAGGGTCTTGCCGACGGCCGCCTGGGCGGGCCAGTCGGGCCGGTGGGTGAGGAGGTACTCGATCGCGACGGCGAGGAAGTGGTTGGGGTTGAGCAGGCCGTGGTCCGGCGTGACGATGCCGTGCCGGTCGGAGTCGGCGTCGTTGCCGGTGGCGATGTCGTAGGGCGCCGGGCCGCCGTCGGCCGGCTGCATGATCGCCAGGAGGGAGGCCATCGCCGACGGCGAGGAGCAGTCCATCCGGATCTTGCCGTCCCAGTCGAGGGTCATGAAGGACCACGTGGGGTCGACGGTCGGGTTGACGACGGCGAGGTCCAGCCCGTAGCGCTCGCCGATCGCGCCCCAGTACTCCACCGCGGCGCCGCCGAGGGGGTCGGCCCCGATCCGCACGCCCGCCCGCGCGATCGCCTCGAGGTCGATGACGCCGGCGAGGTCGTCGACGTAGGCGGCGAGGAAGTCGTGCCGGCGGGTGGTCTCGGCCCGCAGCGCCCGCTCGAGCGGCATCCGGGGGACGGCCGCGACGCCGGAGCGCAGGATCTCGTTGGCCCGCGCGGCGATCCACGACGTCGCGTCCGAGCCGGCCGGGCCGCCGTGTGGCGGGTTGTACTTGAAGCCGCCGTCACCGGGCGGGTTGTGGGAGGGCGTGACGACGATGCCGTCGGCGCGCCCCGGGCCCTGGACGCGCACGCCCGCAGCGGTCCCGGCGCCGTTGGCGAGGAGGATCGCGTGCGAGACGGCGGGCGTGGGGGTCCACGAGTCGCGCGCGTCGATGCGTAGCTCGACGCCGGCGGCGGCGAGCACCTCGACGGCCGTCTGCCAGGCCGGCCCGGACAGGGCGTGGGTGTCGCGGCCGATGAACAGCGGGCCGTCGGTGCCCTGCGAGCGGCGGTACTCGACGATCGCCGCCGTCGTCGCGATGATGTGCGCCTCGTTGAACGCGGAGTCGACGCTCGAGCCGCGGTGTCCCGAGGTGCCGAAGGCCACGTGCTGGGCTGGGTCGTCCATGTCGGGAGTGCGGTCGTAGTAGGCCGCGAGGATCACGTCGACGTCGATGAGGTCCTCGGGCAGGGCAGGGGTACCGGCTCGCTCGTGCATGCCCCGATCCTGCCATCCGTCCCGCCGCGCTGCCGTCCTCTTCGCCGTGGCGCCGTCCGCGGTGGGGGAGGGCTACGGTGGGCGCCATGGAGGACCTCGACCAGCCCGCCGACCTCACCGTCCGCGACCTCGACCCGTCCGCCCCCGTCCCGCCCGGCCACGCCGTCCTCGACGTGCGCGAGCAGGACGAGTGGGACGCCGGCCACGCCCCCGGCGCCGTCCACGTCCCCCTCGGCGAGCTGCCCGCCCGCCTCGAGGAGCTGCCCGAGGAGGACCTCCTCGTCGTGTGCCGCTCCGGGGGCCGCTCGGCGCGGGCGACCGCGTGGCTCAACCACCACGGCTTCACCGCGCGGAACCTCGTGGGAGGCATGCGCGAGTGGCACGCCGCGGGCCTGCCGATGGTGAGGGACGACGGCAGCGAGCCGTACCTGCTCTAGGCACCGATAGGGTTGTCGACCATGGGTAAGAAGAGTCGTAAGCGCCAGTCCCCGCAGCCGTCGCGCCCCAAGCGCGTCGAGGTGCCCTTCGTCGAGCGTCCCTTCGAGGGCCTGCCCGGGGAGACCGACTGGGTCGCCATGCGCGAGGTCGTCCCGGCAGCCACCGCGACGGTGCGCACGACCGAGGAGTACGGGGCCCGTGAGGTCGTCGTCGCGACGATGCTCCCGGACCTGTGGCCCGCGCTGCACCGGGAGGACGGCACCGTCCTCGTCGGCCTGCAGACCGCCGCGAAGTCCGGCGACGCGAGCCGCGACGTCGCCGCGGCGCTGCTCCTCGCCCTCGACGCCGAGCCCGGCACCCCGGTGACCAACCTCGGGATCCTCGAGCCCGGCCCGCGCCTCCAGGACGTCCTCGACCTCTCGCTGCCGTTCGAGCCCGTCCTCCACGACGACTTCGGCTTCTGGCTCCCCGAGGACCAGGCCGAGGACGCCGACGTCACCGCCGCCATCGAGCAGTCCAGCGAGGGCATCGTCCCGACCGTCAAGGTCGAGGGCGTCGAGTCGGCCTACTGGTGCCGGATGGGCCGGGAGTTCCTCCGCTGGGCGCGTCCCGAGCCGCAGGAGGCCGTGCTCGACGCCGTCGCCCGTCTCCACGCGCGCCGCGAGTCCGAGCTCGAGGAGGGCGCCCGGTTCGTCGGCGCGTTCCGCACGAGCGGGATCCTCGTGCCGGTGTGGGAGCTCGCCCCGGGCACCGAGGCCGACGAGCTCGCCGGCCCGTGCGCCGAGTTCGACAAGCGGCTGACCGCCGCGCTCGCCGAGGAGGGCCCGCTCGACGCGGACGCCCGCCGCGCCCGCGCCGGCATCGTCTCCCGCCAGGTGACGTTGCGCTGAGCCCTGCCCGTGGACCTGCGCACACACCGCGACCCTGACTACGCTCGGAGCGTGAACCGGCGGCCGAGCTCCCAGCGGGTGGCCGTCGTCATCCCTGCGAAGGACGAGGCCGGCCGCATCGCGGCCACGGTGAGGGCAGCCCGGGCGATCCCGCACGTCGACCTCGTCGTCGTCGTCGACGACGGCTCCAGCGACGAGACCCAGCACGTCGCCCGGGCGGCCGGTGCGGTCGTCGTGCGGCACTCGGTCAACCGGGGCAAGGCCTCGGCGATGGAGACCGGTGCGTCGGTCGTCGCCATGCGCGACGTGTCCGACGGACCGGCGCGGCTGCTGCTGTTCATCGACGGCGACCTCGGGGAGACCGCCGTCGGCGTCACCCCGCTCGTCGACACCGTCCTGTCCGGCGTCGCCGACTGCGCGATCGCGGCCCTCCCGCCGCAGCCCGGCGCGGGTGGCCGCGGGATCGTCGTCGGCAAGGCGCGGCGGGCGATCGCCCGCGCCACCGGGTGGGTCCCCACGCAGCCGCTCTCCGGCCAGCGGTGCCTCACCCGCGAGGCCTTCGAGGCGGCGGTGCCGCTGGCGCCGGGCTGGGGCGTGGAGACGGGCATGACGATCGACCTGCTC
Above is a genomic segment from Georgenia wutianyii containing:
- the pgm gene encoding phosphoglucomutase (alpha-D-glucose-1,6-bisphosphate-dependent), whose amino-acid sequence is MHERAGTPALPEDLIDVDVILAAYYDRTPDMDDPAQHVAFGTSGHRGSSVDSAFNEAHIIATTAAIVEYRRSQGTDGPLFIGRDTHALSGPAWQTAVEVLAAAGVELRIDARDSWTPTPAVSHAILLANGAGTAAGVRVQGPGRADGIVVTPSHNPPGDGGFKYNPPHGGPAGSDATSWIAARANEILRSGVAAVPRMPLERALRAETTRRHDFLAAYVDDLAGVIDLEAIARAGVRIGADPLGGAAVEYWGAIGERYGLDLAVVNPTVDPTWSFMTLDWDGKIRMDCSSPSAMASLLAIMQPADGGPAPYDIATGNDADSDRHGIVTPDHGLLNPNHFLAVAIEYLLTHRPDWPAQAAVGKTLVSSALIDRVTAGLGRQLLEVPVGFKYFVPGLLDSSVGFGGEESAGASFLRRNGSVWTTDKDGILLSLLASEVLAVTGRSPSQLHLEQVERYGASAYARIDAPATREQKARLAALSPDAVTATTLAGEEITARLVRAPGNDEPIGGLKVTTENAWFAARPSGTEDVYKIYAESFKGEEHLAQVQTEAKAVVDAALR
- a CDS encoding rhodanese-like domain-containing protein is translated as MEDLDQPADLTVRDLDPSAPVPPGHAVLDVREQDEWDAGHAPGAVHVPLGELPARLEELPEEDLLVVCRSGGRSARATAWLNHHGFTARNLVGGMREWHAAGLPMVRDDGSEPYLL
- a CDS encoding glycosyltransferase, yielding MNRRPSSQRVAVVIPAKDEAGRIAATVRAARAIPHVDLVVVVDDGSSDETQHVARAAGAVVVRHSVNRGKASAMETGASVVAMRDVSDGPARLLLFIDGDLGETAVGVTPLVDTVLSGVADCAIAALPPQPGAGGRGIVVGKARRAIARATGWVPTQPLSGQRCLTREAFEAAVPLAPGWGVETGMTIDLLVKGFTLVEVPCDLRHRASKNDWAGQLHRAAQYRDVALAAALRWAKGVRVDLRELGDQPVRQEPGRPYRAVRST
- a CDS encoding DUF5926 family protein, which gives rise to MGKKSRKRQSPQPSRPKRVEVPFVERPFEGLPGETDWVAMREVVPAATATVRTTEEYGAREVVVATMLPDLWPALHREDGTVLVGLQTAAKSGDASRDVAAALLLALDAEPGTPVTNLGILEPGPRLQDVLDLSLPFEPVLHDDFGFWLPEDQAEDADVTAAIEQSSEGIVPTVKVEGVESAYWCRMGREFLRWARPEPQEAVLDAVARLHARRESELEEGARFVGAFRTSGILVPVWELAPGTEADELAGPCAEFDKRLTAALAEEGPLDADARRARAGIVSRQVTLR